A DNA window from Chryseobacterium sp. MEBOG06 contains the following coding sequences:
- the hemL gene encoding glutamate-1-semialdehyde 2,1-aminomutase, with amino-acid sequence MKYQRSSALFDEAYKYIPGGVNSPVRAFKSVGGVPVFMKSAKGAYLTDADDNTYIDYINSWGPAILGHTHPEVLEELKIQAEKGFSFGAPTELETEIAKFIVENVPNIDQIRMVSSGTEACMSAIRLARGYTGRDKIVKFEGCYHGHSDSFLIKAGSGAATFGNPNSPGVTAGTAKDTLLARYNDFEQVEDLFRHNQGEIAAVIIEPVAGNMGCVLPENNFLQNLRKICDENGALLIFDEVMTGFRLAFGGAQELFNVKADLVTYGKVIGGGLPVGAFAGKNEIMDHLAPKGGVYQAGTLSGNPLAMRAGLKTLQLIKNDPEFFNRLEKTTETLDFEIGKILNEKGIAHKINRKGSMMSVFFDINRVSNFDEAQEANHSLFNNFFHQMLQNGVYLPPSGYETYFISDAIKDKELDMTLEAVRKFEYSNK; translated from the coding sequence ATGAAGTATCAAAGAAGTTCGGCTTTATTTGATGAAGCCTACAAATACATTCCGGGAGGAGTAAACTCTCCGGTAAGAGCATTCAAATCCGTAGGAGGAGTGCCTGTTTTTATGAAATCTGCTAAAGGTGCTTACCTTACCGATGCAGACGATAATACCTATATCGATTATATCAATTCATGGGGTCCGGCAATTTTAGGACATACACATCCTGAAGTGCTTGAAGAGCTTAAAATCCAGGCAGAGAAAGGGTTCTCTTTTGGGGCTCCTACAGAACTTGAAACCGAAATTGCAAAATTCATTGTTGAAAATGTTCCGAATATTGACCAGATCAGAATGGTTTCTTCGGGAACAGAAGCATGTATGAGTGCTATCAGACTGGCAAGAGGATATACTGGAAGAGATAAGATTGTAAAATTTGAAGGCTGTTATCACGGACATTCAGATTCATTCCTTATCAAAGCAGGAAGTGGTGCTGCTACATTCGGAAACCCAAATTCTCCGGGAGTAACTGCAGGTACGGCAAAAGATACTTTATTGGCCCGTTATAATGATTTTGAGCAGGTTGAAGATCTGTTCCGTCATAACCAGGGAGAAATAGCAGCCGTTATTATTGAACCGGTTGCCGGAAATATGGGATGTGTATTACCCGAAAATAATTTCCTTCAGAACTTAAGAAAAATCTGTGATGAAAACGGTGCTTTATTAATCTTTGATGAAGTAATGACCGGTTTCAGATTGGCTTTTGGTGGGGCACAGGAACTTTTTAATGTGAAAGCAGACCTCGTTACTTATGGAAAAGTAATCGGAGGAGGACTTCCGGTAGGAGCTTTTGCAGGGAAAAATGAAATTATGGATCATCTTGCTCCAAAAGGAGGAGTATACCAGGCCGGAACATTAAGTGGAAATCCATTGGCAATGAGAGCGGGATTAAAAACACTTCAGCTGATTAAAAATGATCCTGAATTTTTCAACAGATTAGAGAAGACAACTGAGACCTTAGATTTTGAAATAGGAAAAATTCTGAACGAAAAGGGAATTGCTCATAAAATTAACAGAAAAGGTTCTATGATGTCTGTATTCTTCGATATCAACAGAGTTTCCAACTTTGATGAGGCGCAGGAAGCTAATCATTCATTATTTAATAACTTCTTCCATCAAATGCTTCAGAATGGAGTATATCTTCCACCAAGTGGTTATGAAACATACTTTATCAGTGACGCAATCAAAGATAAAGAGCTTGATATGACGCTGGAAGCTGTAAGAAAATTTGAATATTCTAATAAGTAA
- a CDS encoding amidohydrolase translates to MKASDNNISRKDFIRNSALAMAGLTLIPNIMTASPFFDENNISVKGKQSLKNVRLETGFVYEEGEVSSTKTDLFYVEIENGKITKIASNQPDAKAIDAKGLLMLPAFKDMHIHLDKTFYGDQWQAVRKRTGGVKGMIELEKKILPEMLKKSTFKAEKMIELLQSKGTSYARSHVNIEPTSKLQSLKNLQKALENKKKGFGAELVAFPQHGVFYTDSAPYLKEAAKMDIDFIGGVDPFNIDGNIEKVVDFTVQLALDNKKGIDIHLHETADSGLKTVEYLIKKVNENPSLQGKTYLSHCFILAKLEGAKQEEIAEKLGDAKIGIVSTIPFGRMIMPIPTLYKHNVTVLTGNDSIIDHWNTFGTGSVLQKANLMAQLYGYSTEFLLSRSLKLATGNILPLDDKGTRQWPKSGDQADFVLIDASCSAEAVSRISEVKSLVHQGNVVF, encoded by the coding sequence ATGAAGGCTTCAGACAACAATATATCCCGTAAAGATTTTATCAGAAATTCAGCATTGGCAATGGCGGGACTTACTTTAATCCCCAACATCATGACAGCATCCCCGTTTTTTGATGAAAATAACATCTCAGTAAAAGGAAAACAGAGCCTTAAAAATGTCCGTCTTGAAACGGGTTTTGTATATGAAGAAGGAGAAGTCTCTTCTACCAAAACCGATCTGTTTTATGTAGAAATTGAAAATGGAAAGATAACAAAAATCGCTTCCAACCAACCTGATGCAAAAGCTATAGATGCAAAAGGGCTGCTGATGCTGCCTGCATTTAAAGATATGCATATCCATCTGGATAAAACTTTCTATGGAGATCAATGGCAAGCCGTCAGAAAAAGAACCGGAGGAGTAAAGGGAATGATTGAGCTGGAGAAGAAAATTCTACCTGAAATGTTGAAAAAATCAACATTTAAAGCTGAAAAAATGATTGAATTATTGCAGTCCAAAGGAACTTCATATGCCAGAAGCCATGTGAATATTGAACCCACTTCAAAACTTCAGTCTTTAAAGAATCTTCAGAAAGCTTTAGAAAATAAAAAGAAGGGCTTTGGAGCAGAGCTGGTGGCATTTCCGCAGCATGGTGTGTTTTATACAGATTCAGCGCCTTACCTGAAGGAGGCCGCGAAAATGGATATTGATTTCATTGGAGGGGTAGATCCGTTCAACATTGATGGCAATATTGAAAAAGTAGTTGATTTCACGGTTCAGCTTGCTTTGGATAACAAAAAAGGAATAGATATTCACTTACATGAAACTGCTGATTCCGGTTTGAAAACAGTAGAATATCTGATTAAAAAAGTTAATGAAAATCCTTCCTTACAAGGGAAAACCTATTTGAGCCATTGTTTTATACTGGCTAAGTTGGAAGGGGCCAAACAGGAAGAAATAGCGGAAAAATTAGGGGATGCAAAGATTGGAATTGTTTCTACTATACCTTTTGGAAGAATGATTATGCCGATTCCAACATTGTACAAGCATAATGTAACTGTTTTGACAGGTAACGACAGTATTATAGATCATTGGAACACCTTCGGAACAGGAAGTGTACTTCAGAAAGCTAACCTGATGGCACAATTGTATGGATATTCAACAGAATTTCTATTGTCAAGAAGCTTAAAACTGGCTACAGGAAACATTCTTCCATTGGATGATAAAGGAACCCGGCAATGGCCTAAATCCGGAGACCAGGCAGATTTTGTACTGATAGATGCAAGCTGTTCAGCGGAAGCGGTGTCAAGGATTTCAGAAGTGAAGTCGCTGGTACATCAGGGAAATGTTGTTTTTTAA
- a CDS encoding ankyrin repeat domain-containing protein, whose translation MKVFVFLLAFGSLSACEEKPIDFPKQEMMQESDIINQVNKNNRAAVKSALDKGADVNTKDNNGRSLLLIATIGKQTEIAKMLISYKADVNLQDDQLDSPFLYAGASGQTELVRLFLDHGARFEVFNRYNGTALIPACERGHVETVKVLAEAKGFPINHVNRLGWTALMEAVILGNGTQKYQEIVHILKDNGADLNIPDHSGKTPLQHAESLGFKEIARILK comes from the coding sequence ATGAAAGTATTCGTATTTCTTTTGGCATTTGGAAGTCTGAGTGCCTGTGAAGAGAAGCCCATAGATTTTCCAAAACAAGAGATGATGCAGGAAAGTGATATCATAAATCAGGTAAATAAAAATAATAGAGCTGCTGTAAAATCGGCTTTGGATAAAGGTGCTGATGTCAATACCAAGGATAATAATGGACGTTCTTTACTTCTTATTGCCACTATAGGGAAGCAGACCGAAATAGCAAAGATGCTCATTTCTTATAAAGCAGATGTTAACCTTCAGGATGATCAGCTTGACAGTCCTTTTTTATATGCAGGAGCAAGCGGGCAGACCGAGTTGGTAAGACTATTCCTTGATCATGGTGCCCGTTTTGAGGTCTTTAACCGTTATAATGGTACAGCTCTGATTCCTGCATGTGAACGTGGTCATGTAGAAACAGTAAAAGTTTTGGCTGAAGCAAAGGGATTTCCAATTAATCATGTGAATAGATTAGGCTGGACTGCTTTAATGGAAGCTGTAATCCTTGGAAACGGAACTCAAAAATATCAGGAAATTGTACATATTTTGAAAGATAACGGAGCTGATCTCAATATTCCTGATCATTCAGGAAAAACACCTTTGCAGCATGCGGAATCATTAGGGTTTAAAGAGATTGCCAGAATATTAAAGTGA
- a CDS encoding AraC family transcriptional regulator, protein MGYHTDHFPILGIQEFSENQLRGCNLLFNELYGARSIDDPHKHDFFIINLFEHGAGSHTIDFTEYPVKDHQIHLVFPDQVHQWVIEKETIGYQLMISRDWFETFLPSLRFSASYYQNHPVINLSGDVFDAFLYEFQAIQKELNGENVFWELIKKRSELIGLLVSKTVEGAFKDFEVYNSNPIISKFLHLIDEHFKTERSVSFYADKLNISANYLNIVCKKNLNASASSLIQDRILLEAKRLLKVSEMSVKDIVYDLGFYDHASFSKFFKAQTGMTPSQFKE, encoded by the coding sequence GTGGGGTATCATACGGATCATTTTCCTATTTTAGGAATTCAGGAGTTTAGTGAAAATCAGCTGAGGGGTTGCAATCTGCTGTTCAATGAACTCTATGGCGCACGTTCCATAGATGATCCACACAAACATGACTTCTTTATCATTAATCTTTTTGAGCATGGAGCAGGCTCACACACCATAGATTTTACCGAATATCCGGTTAAAGACCATCAGATTCATCTCGTTTTTCCGGATCAGGTGCATCAATGGGTGATTGAAAAAGAAACAATAGGGTATCAGCTGATGATCAGCAGGGATTGGTTTGAAACTTTTCTGCCATCCTTAAGGTTTTCTGCCTCTTATTATCAGAATCATCCGGTTATCAATCTTTCCGGGGATGTTTTTGATGCTTTTCTGTATGAGTTTCAGGCCATTCAAAAAGAGCTTAATGGCGAAAATGTTTTTTGGGAACTTATCAAAAAAAGAAGTGAACTGATTGGTTTGTTGGTGAGTAAAACCGTAGAAGGTGCTTTCAAAGATTTTGAAGTGTATAATTCCAATCCAATCATTTCAAAGTTTTTACACCTTATTGATGAACATTTCAAAACGGAAAGATCCGTCTCTTTTTATGCTGATAAACTTAATATCTCTGCCAATTACCTGAACATTGTGTGCAAGAAAAATCTTAATGCTTCAGCTTCTTCTCTTATTCAGGACCGAATTCTGCTGGAAGCAAAACGCCTCTTAAAAGTTTCCGAAATGTCAGTGAAAGACATTGTGTACGACCTCGGTTTTTATGATCATGCCAGTTTTTCAAAATTCTTTAAGGCACAAACCGGAATGACTCCTTCACAATTCAAAGAATAA